The Malus domestica chromosome 10, GDT2T_hap1 genome contains a region encoding:
- the LOC103429319 gene encoding 3-ketoacyl CoA thiolase 1, peroxisomal-like, producing MDKAMNRQRVLLQHLRPNSSVSSSNFESVALSASICAAGNSAAYHRTAAFGDDVVIVAAYRTAICKAKRGGFKDTLPDDLLAPVLKEVIERTNLNPSEVGDIVVGTVRAPGSLRATECRMAAFYAGFPDTVPIRTVNRQCSSGLQAVADVAASIKAGYYDIGIAAGLESMTVDKLGRSRKINPKVDIFAQARNCLLPMGITSENVAQRYGVTREEQDTAAVESHRRAAVATASGKFKDEIVPVSTKIVDPKTGEERPVTISVDDGIRPNTNMNDLAKLRPAFKPDGSTTAGNASQVSDGAGAVLLMKRSLAMQKGLPILGVFRSFAAVGVDPTVMGVGPAAAIPVAVKSAGLELDDIDLFEINEAFASQYVYCCKKLELDPEKVNVNGGAIALGHPLGATGARCVATLLNEMKRRGRDHRFGVISMCIGSGMGAAAVFERGDSVDELCNARTV from the exons ATGGATAAAGCAATGAACAGACAGAGGGTTCTGCTGCAGCACTTGAGACCCAATTCTTCTGTTTCCTCTTCCAATTTTGAATCTGTTGCTCTCTCT gcTTCAATATGTGCAGCTGGAAATAGTGCTGCCTACCATAGAACAGCTGCTTTTGGAGACGATGTAGTGATTGTGGC AGCGTATCGGACTGCCATTTGCAAGGCAAAGCGAGGCGGTTTTAAGGACACTCTACCTGATGATTTACTGGCACCTGTTTTAAAG GAAGTAATAGAGAGAACAAATTTGAACCCAAGTGAGGTGGGGGATATAGTTGTTGGTACAGTTAGGGCACCTGGCTCACTTAGAGCCACTGAGTGCAGGATGGCAGCGTTTTACGCTGGCTTCCCCG ATACGGTTCCCATCAGAACTGTCAACAGGCAATGTTCATCTGGCCTTCAGGCAGTTGCTGATGTAGCTGCTTCTATAAAAGCAGGATATTATGACATCG GCATTGCTGCAGGATTGGAATCCATGACAGTTGATAAACTTGGCAGATCCCGTAAAATTAACCCTAAA GTGGATATCTTTGCACAAGCGCGCAACTGCCTTCTTCCTATGGGTATTACTTCTGAAAATGTTGCACAACGTTATGGTGTGACTCGGGAGGAGCAAGACACAGCTGCT GTTGAATCACATAGGCGTGCTGCTGTAGCCACAGCATCTGGTAAATTTAAAGATGAAATTGTCCCTGTATCAACTAAG ATTGTGGACCCAAAAACCGGGGAGGAGAGGCCTGTTACAATTTCTGTGGATGATGGTATCCGaccaaatacaaacatgaaCGATTTGGCAAAGCTAAGGCCTGCATTTAAACCAGATGGTTCTACAACTGCAG GAAATGCTAGCCAGGTGAGTGATGGTGCTGGAGCAGTCCTCCTCATGAAAAGAAGTTTAGCTATGCAGAAGGGACTTCCTATTCTTGGTGTTTTCAG GAGTTTTGCTGCGGTTGGTGTGGATCCCACTGTCATGGGAGTAGGTCCAGCTGCTGCAATTCCAGTAGCAGTGAAATCTGCTGGTCTTGAGCTTGATGATATTGATCTGTTTGAGATAAATGAG GCATTTGCATCTCAATATGTTTATTGTTGCAAGAAATTGGAGCTTGATCCTGAAAAAGTCAATGTTAATGGAGGCGCTATTGCTCTAGGCCATCCTTTAGGCGCTACAG GTGCTCGTTGTGTAGCAACTCTCCTGAATGAAATGAAGCGTCGTGGCAGGGATCACCGCTTTGGTGTTATCTCCATGTGCATAG GCTCAGGTATGGGGGCTGCTGCAGTTTTTGAAAGAGGGGATTCAGTTGATGAGCTATGCAACGCTAGAACTGTATAA